The segment CGACGCGCAGACGCGCGCCGATCTGCGCGGCTCTGCCGCCGAACTGGTCGAGCAGTTTATTTCCACGCCGGTCCTCGCCGCGGAGCTCGTCAACGACGGCTTGATCGGCACGTACCGCGGCCCGCGCGACGCGGGAACCGGCTACGTGCTCGCCCATCACCTGGCGGGGCGTTTGCTGGGCGTGCAGGGCGCGTGGGCGTTCGTGCGCGGCGGCATGGGTTCGGTATCGGCCGCGTTAGCAGCGGCGGCGCGCGCGCACGGTGCGGAGTTCTTCACCGGAGATGCCGTCGAGCGCGTACTGCTCGATGAAGACGGCGCGGCGTACGGCATCGTTGCCGGCGGCGCGACGGTGCTCGCGCGTGCAGTCGCCTCGAACGCCCATCCACGCACGACCTTTCTGGATCTGCTCGAAGAGGGGGCGCTCGATCCGACGTTCGTTGCGCGCGTCACAGAGTGGCAGAGCGTCGGCTGTTCGCTGAAGGTCAACCTCGCGCTGGGCGAGCTTCCGAACTTCACCTCGCGGCCGGGAACCAACGCGCAGCCGCATCACCGCGCGACGATTCACTTGGCGCCGACGGTCGATTATCTGCAGCAGGCCTACACCGACGCGCGCGAGCGCGGGGAGAGCGAAGCGCCGCTGGTGGAGTGCTTCTTACAGACGCCGACGGATCCATCGCTCGCGCCGCCGGGCAAGCACATCCTTTCGGTGTTCGCACAGTATTATCCGTACGATCGCGCCGACGGGTGGAGCGACGCCAAACGCGAGGCCGCCGGCGATAAAATTATCGCGATGTTGGGTGAGGTGGCGCCGAATCTTCCGGGCGCGGTCGAGCACCGTCAAGTCTTGACGGCACCCGATCTCGAAGCGCGCTTCGGCCTGCGCGGTGGCCATATCTTCCACGGAGAACTGTTGCCGGGCCAGATCTACGAGGAGCGTTTTGCAACGCGCACCCCGGTGCCCAACCTCTATTTGTGCGGCTCGGGCGCGCACCCCGGCGGCTGCGTCA is part of the Candidatus Cybelea sp. genome and harbors:
- a CDS encoding NAD(P)/FAD-dependent oxidoreductase, coding for SPQRSYDAVIIGGGHNGLACAALLAKAGRSVAVFESAAVLGGAAVSDRELWPGYTLSSASYVCSLLDPWLVEHLQLRSHGLSYYRKDPYAFTPLPDGRSLLLGSDREANAREISAFDPRDVDGFAKYVERSDRLGRALFDSFSDEDPNFERFDAQTRADLRGSAAELVEQFISTPVLAAELVNDGLIGTYRGPRDAGTGYVLAHHLAGRLLGVQGAWAFVRGGMGSVSAALAAAARAHGAEFFTGDAVERVLLDEDGAAYGIVAGGATVLARAVASNAHPRTTFLDLLEEGALDPTFVARVTEWQSVGCSLKVNLALGELPNFTSRPGTNAQPHHRATIHLAPTVDYLQQAYTDARERGESEAPLVECFLQTPTDPSLAPPGKHILSVFAQYYPYDRADGWSDAKREAAGDKIIAMLGEVAPNLPGAVEHRQVLTAPDLEARFGLRGGHIFHGELLPGQIYEERFATRTPVPNLYLCGSGAHPGGCVSGFPGKRAANAILRDLA